A segment of the Bacteriovorax sp. PP10 genome:
CTTCCTTTGATTAATAAATGCTCGCGGTTGATTTCTTCTACAACAACACCTGAAATCTTATCTGTGTCTGCTGAAGAATCAGCTGCAGCGGTTGCAGCTGCTGGGGCACCGGGTGCTGCCGCCGCAGGAGTCGCTACAGATGCAGGAGCTTTTCCACTATTTTCATATGGGTTTTCAGGGAAAGCACGCTTTAGTTCAAGAGTGATCTCGTTTCTAAGTTTTGTAAGAACATTAATTTGAATAATGTCTCCAGAACTTTTACTTTTGCTTGTTGAAAATAAGAAGGCATTAGCGTCTCCGCCGCCCCATAAGCTTCCATCATTTCCAGTGTCAGTTAAATCACTGGCCGTTGTTCTCTTAAGAGCAACTCGCTCGTCTTGATATTGTCTTTTTACTTCAGGGTTAACCATTTTTTGTGTGTTTGTTGAAACTTCACCGCGGTCTCTTCCTGGCTTGTTATAAACAGAAGACGTTCTTCTTTTTGTATTTTTTCTGTATTGGTCGAATTGATCTGGATACACCTGATTATCTTCTTCAGCATCCGCAGCGACTCTTTCTTGACGATCGAGGTCTTTATACATGTTATCGACGAACGATCCGCACGATGTAAGTAGAGTTAGAGAAGACATAAGGATTAGGCTTGTAAATTTCATAGTTCGATCACCACTTTGTTAAAGTCGACAACTTTTCCAGCTATATTTTTATTATTAGGACCTTTTAGTTCAATCACTTCACCAAAATGAGCAGAACGCAGAGGCATTGCTGTCTTTTGAAGAGAGATACTTTGACTCACAAGAGTCACGCTGACAGGGGTTCCGTAGTTAATCAGGTTTACCGCTTGTAAATCTAAATTAGAAACAACTGCATTTTGAACGATGGTCTTATTTGATTTATAAAAACCAATATTATCCAGAGTCGTCAGAGCATTTTCAGGAGTCATCGTCATAACTTCTTCGAAATAGAAGTCGTTGGCATCTAAAGTTTTTTGTTGAAAGCTGATATTTCTTTTTGCTTTTACTACTTTCACTTTTGCCATAATTTTTGAAGAAAACCACAGTGTTCTGCTGGTGTTTGAAACAACGTTAGCGACATCAATCTTAATATTTTTTTCACCAAAACTCTGGCATGAATCACAAACGGCTCTCATTTGTTCACCTTCAGATAATCCAAGCGAGGTGATTCCATTGAGAGATCTTGCTTGTGAGAAATAAAGATTAGAGTCGGGGATTAGCTGGTCTCTTAAAGCAGCATTGAAATCAAGAAGAGAGAGTTTTTTCGTTGTGAAGTGAATTTGCACATCAGAGAATTCTTTTTGAAGTTCTGATTTAAGAAAATCACTACCTACAGTTCCTTCTGAGCTAGATACAAGAGAAGCAAGTTTATTAGAAATTTCAGGAGAGCAAGTCGAGTCTTTAACTAAATCTCTCGCTTGAAGTGCTTGGTTAGCATTCAATCGATAGATTTTAGAAAACAGCTCAATTTCACACTCAGAAGCGTAAAGGTTGAAAGATGTGAATAGTAAAATTGAGAAAAAATATTTCATTAAACTATTTACCTGATGTTGTTAATTGTTTGCATCATTTGATCGGCCACACCCATAACTTTTGAGTTCATCTCATAAGCTCTTTGTGCGCGAATCAAATCAGTCATTTCTGTCATCGGGCTTACGTTAGAAGCTTCAAGCGCTCCTTGCATAATCGCTCCAGCACTATCCATTCCAGGAATTCCTTGAACTGGCTGGCCGCTTGAAAGTGAAATTTGATAAAGGTTCATACCAGTCGATTTTAATCCTACCGGGTTTACAAAAGTGAAAATGGGCATCTGACCAACTTCTGTCGGAGTCGCTCCACCTTTAGTGAAGGCTTCCATTTTTCCATCTTCAGAAATTGAAACTGTCGACGTATTAGGTGGGAAACTAAATCCCGGATAAATTTTGTAACCTTGTTTATTAACTAATTGTCCTTGAGCATCGACGTTGAATGATCCATCACGTGTGAACTTTAATTCACCGTTTGGCATGATGACTCCGAAGAATCCATCACCGTTTATCATAAGATCGAAAGGGTTGTTTGTGATTTGAGGAGCACCATTAGTAAATTCTTTTCTAACAGAAGACACTCTCGCTCCAGAACCAACTTGCGTTCCTACGTTGTAAGTTGTCGAGGCAGAAGACCTTGCTCCTGCTTCTTGAACTGTTTCATAAGTAAGGTCGTCGATTTCTGTACGACCTCTTTTAAATCCAGTCGTGTTAACGTTCGCGATATTGTTAGAAATCGTGTTGACGTTAGTTTCCTGGGCACTCATTCCCGAAGCTGCCGTGTGAAGGGCCTTAAGCATTGCCTGCGCTTCCTGCATAGTCGCCAAACTAATCGTCATCAGAAAGATTTTAGTCATTTTATTTTTCAAAACTCACACCCTCTTAAAATTTAGATATTTCGTTAACTGCTTTCGCACTCATTGTGTCGTAGGTCTTAATTACTCTTTGAATCGATTCGAAATTTCGGTTCGCATTAATAAGATTCGACATTTCCCCAACAGCGTTGACGTTTGATTGCTCAACAAAGCCCTGGTGAACGCTGGTTTTTGACTCACCAACTTTAATATTTTTTTGATCTGGATTAATGAAAAGGTTGTTACCTTCTTTTCTTAGAGCGTGAATATCGTTGAATTCTGTAAGGGCAAGATCACCGACTTTATTTTGTCCGTTGAAAACTTCACCATCAAGACTGACTGAGAATTTTCCGGTACCAATATTGATCGCGCGTGATTCAGGAGCTGTTGCTAGATTTAATTTACCATCGGCCGTAGCTATTGGTGGAGCGTCTTTAGAGAGAACTAAAAACCCTTGATCAGTCACCAGTTTTCCATCATTGCTAATACTGAAAGCGCCGTTTCGTGAAAAACGAACACCATTAGGAGTCAGGACTTCGTAAAATCCCGGACCACTTAAAGCATTATCAAAAAAGTTTCCAGTTTGTGCGAGCTGACCTTGTTCGTGAACTGTATATGAGCCGTCGACTTTCACAAAAGAGTCTTCAGCATTATAAGAGCGGTAAAAGTCTTCGGGCTTCCATTCTTTTTGTGGAAGATCGATTCCTTGTTGGTCGCCACCTTTCTCCAGAGCAGCTAAGTACTCCTTAAAGACGACTTGGTCCCTCTTAAATCCCGGTGTATTTATATTTGCCACGTTATTAGCGATTGTCTCAACATTTCTTTGTTGAGCAATTGCGCCTGATAGTGGCACCCAAAGTTCTCTCAAAAGTTTCCTCCGATTTGAGATGGACTATTAAGTTAACTATAGCGTGCGTGGTGCCAATATCCCTACATAGGTAAAATTATCCCTCTAAAGCGCTTCCAAGTAAGTGCCCGATAATGTATCTTTACACTAAGATGACATTAGGAAGAAGCGGAAGATTTAGATCGTTAGGTGTGTAATTTTTGACACATTATACAGGTCTAAAAAAGTCAGCTAATGAAATTGAGTTTTACCCTAAATAAAGAGGCACATAATGACTAAGAAGAAATCTTTTGAAGATTCATTGAAAGAGCTGGAAAATATAGTATCCAAACTAGAATCTGGTGAACTGCCGCTTGAAAAAAGCTTAGAAGAATTTGAAGTGGGCACACGTTTATACAAAGAGTGTAAAGACCAGTTATCAATTGCGGAAAAAAAGATCGCTCTATTAACAGATAGTTTAAAAGAAGAAGAACTTTAGATGAAAAGAATATTTCTCTGCTCTTTATTAATCGTGCTTACAGCTTGTTCTGGAATCCAGCAGCTGCCGCCTAAACCAGTTCCGGGATCACAACCAGCAGCACATCAAAATGCTCCTGCTCAAGTTGATATAGGGCTGACAGATGAGATTGGTATTAATGGTGGATCAACTCCGCAATTAATTCCCAACGAAGAAACTGTTCGTCTGGGAGACAGGGGGGGAGATATTTTCACACCAGTTGAAGACTCGGCAACAATTGGCCAGGGCGTTTCAAAAAAACTACGTATCGGACTGAGTTTAGGCCCGGGTCTTTACCGTACGATTAATTACGTTTCCCTTTTAAAGTTTTTAGAAAGACAAAACCTGAATCCGCAAGTGATTACAGGAACTGGTTTCGGTGCCATCGTTGCAGCAATGTACGCGAGTGGTATGACTCCTGAAGTGATTGAGTGGAACTTCTACCGCTACTTCAAAGAAAAAAGAAAATATCGCCCATATGAATCTGAATGGCTGGAAGAAGTAGATAATCTTTTATTAGATAAACTAAAAAATAAAACAATTCAGGATACTCCTAAAAAGTTTTACATCACTCTTTATAACTCAAAGACAAAGAAGACTTATTATTTCGATAAAGGAAATATCCGCGAGTTACTTCTATTAAACTTAAAGTTAAGCAATTCAGTTGATCTTAGAAAACCTGGAATCCAATACACTACTGCTTTTGAAAATGAAGTTTTCAATGCAGGACTTATGAAGAGACTAGGTGTGGACTTTGCTATCGGTGCTGACGTTCTAGGTTCAAAGTTTGATTTTGAAGATTCAAATGAATTCCTGATTGGGGTTTTCGGCAGAGCTGCCGGAAGAATCACTCGAGAGAAAAAAGGTTTTGATTATTTCTATTCAATCCCACTTCAGAAAATGAGTTTAGATTCAACTGAAAACGGGGCGTTCTATTTATTAAAAACTCAAGAATATGTTGAAGCACAGTCGAGTCGACTTAAAAAATTGATTCAACAAAAAATTTCTTCGGGTAAAGCAGCTGAGTAAAAGGATTTACAAGGATCGATGATGAAGAGTTTAATCGTTAGAATTATCTTCGCACTACTGGGAGTTGGACTCCTGGCCGGAATGACGGGTGCATTGGCATTTACATATTTCAATCTGGACTTACCAAAGATTGATAAACTTCAGGATTATAAGCCAAATCTTGCTTCGCAAATTATCTCAAAAGATGGAGTGATCCTGGCCGAACTTGGTCTGGAGAAAAGAGAAATCGTTGAGATGAAAGATGTCCCTCAAAGAGTGATCGATGCATTCTTATCGGCTGAAGATGATAAATTCTTCGAGCACAAAGGTGTCGACTATTGGGGATTATCGCGTGCGATGTTTGCAAACTTTAAAGCGGGGAGAGTTGTGCAGGGTGGATCGACGATCACTCAGCAGGTTGCCAAATCCCTTCTACTTAGTTCTGAGCGCTCAATCACCAGAAAGTTAAAAGACTTTATTCTTGCCCAAAGAATTGAAGAAAAATTAACCAAAAAAGAAATTCTCTATTTATACCTGAACCAGGTTTATCTTGGTGGTGGTTATTACGGTGTTAAAGCGGCCGCTCGTGGATATTATAATAAAGAACTAAAGAATATGACGGTTGCTGAATCAGCAATGCTGGCAGGTCTTCTGGTTGCTCCAGGGAAGTATTCACCTTTTGTGAACCCCCACGCAGCGAGAATGAGACAAGGTTATGTTTTAGGGCGTATGCACACCCTGAAAAAAATTACCGATGCTCAATATAAAGAAGCCTTGAAAGAGCAGACTGTTTATCACATTAATGAAGACATTCTTAAGGCCGGGTATTTTACAGAATGGGTAAGACAAAAAGTTGTTGAAGCTGTTGGAGAAAAATCATTCTTAGTTGATGGATTTAAAATTAAAACAACTCTTGATTGGGATCTGCAACAAGTTGCAGAAGATCAAATTCAAAGAGGGATTAAAGAAATTGATAAGCGTCAGGGATACAAAGGCCCATTCGCTCATATCGGAAATGAAGAGTTCGAGAAGTTTGAAAAACAAGCAAGAAAAACGCTGTTCAAAAACAAATCAACTTTTTTCACGATCAATGAAAAGAACGAAAAAATCTATGAGTACCATTTCGATGAGAAAGCTTACGATCAGATGAGATCAGAGATTACAGATCAGGAAACTGCTTCTGGAGATGAAAACTTTGTCCATGGTTTAGCTGCCAATGACAACATCATCAACACTCTAAAAACAAACACTCAATATGAAGCAGTTATTACAAAAGTTGATGATGGACTAAGATTAATTCACGTCTCTCTTGCTGGATCGCCTGGGATTATTCCTTTTGATTATTTCAAATGGGCCCACAAGAGAAGTATCAACGAAAACACTGGTTACTATCAGGAAGTTTCAAAACCTTCGACGATTTTGCGTGTAGGGGATTTAGTCTACGTTCAGATGGTTAAAAACTCTGTGCAGTTAGCTCCTTATTTAAATAAAGATGGAACGGCCCTTCTAACAAAAATGAAGAGTGCTGCTTTAGTGCGCAATCAAAAATACATTTTATGTCAGCTTGATCAAGTGGCCGAAGTTCAAGGTGCAATCTTTTCAATGGATGCTAAAACGGGTGACATCGTAAGCTACGTTGGAGGAAGCAATTACAATACTTCTAAATTCAATCGTGTTGTTCAGGCCAAGAGACAACCAGGTTCTTCATTTAAGCCAATCCTTTTTGCAGCTGCACTGGAAAATGGATACACGCCTTCAACCATCATCATGGATACACCAGAAGCAATGCCAGGGTTTGACTCTGCTTCAAGCTGGAAACCAAAAAACTATGATGGAGGTTATAAAGGGCCGGTTACATTCCGTCAGTCTTTGGAAGAATCAAGAAACATTCCGACAATTAAAATCGCTGATAAAGTTGGTGTAAGTAATATTCTAAAATTCGCCAACAGAATTGGATTCAACGCTAAGCTTGAGGCTAACCTAAGTATCGCTCTTGGAACTTTTGGAGTTTCTCCTCGCGATATGGTGACAACTTATGCAATTTTCGCCAATGGTGGACGTTTTGTTACACCAAGAGGGATTGTTTCAGTTGTTGACCGCGATGGAAAAAAATACGCCATTAATGAAGTTGAAAAAGATATGAAAATTCCGGCATCAGTTGATGAAGAAAAATCAGCTGACGAAATTGGAGTGGCACAAACTGGAAATCCATACACAAGAAATCTTTCGGGAAGACAAGTGTACGATCCACGTTTAGCTTATGTAATGTCGAACCTTTTAAGAGGTGTTATTTCTTCTGGTACCGGTGGAGCTGCTCGCGAGCTTGGGCCAAACGTAGCAGGGAAAACTGGGACAACGAACGACTATATTGATGCTTGGTTTGTTGGGTTTACTCCTAATATTGTGACAGCAGTATGGACAGGATTTGATGACAACAAGACTCTAGGCTTCGGTGAAACTGGTGGACGTTCACCTATTTCCGTATGGAAAGAGTATATGCGCGCGACAATAAGAAAATACGGCGACGATTCATTTGAAGTACCGGCCGGAATTACTCAAGCATGGATTGAGAAAAAAACTGGTCGTAAAGTTGCACCTAATTCAGCAGGATCTATATTGGAGTCTTATGCAGAAATGCCGGACATTCCAGTGGAAGAAGGTGGAACTGCTCAAAAAACAAGGCCATTAGGCGATGATGAGTATTTTGAAAATCAATAGACGATAAATTAAGTTATGGCCGGAAAATCTTAAGGAGACTCCGGCTTAACTTTTGTCTCCCTTTTTCCGATAATATCCTTATAGAGTCTCGTCACGGGTGACGACTGATTGGTGAATTAAGGAAGAAATATGAAATTACTAAAAATTGACCGCCAAAAAATTTCGTATTCATTCCTATTTTCGATGGCCATTCACTTTAGTTTTTTAGCTTTCATGGTGAAGGTTAATACAGAAAATCATTTCGTAACTCCCAACGAACAACTTTTAAAAGCAGCAAAACTTGCAGATAAAGGTAACTCATTCGACTCAGTAAAAATCATCTCAAAAAAACAACTTCAAGCGATCAAAGACAGCCAGAATAAACAGGTCGTTGCCAATGAAACAAATGGCAAGCTCGATCGCCCGCTAGATTCACGTTTTTTAGGTGAAAAAGACCAGACGTTCGAGCGTCAGACAATTGCTCGCGCTAATGGATCTTTTAAAGAGGCCGGATTAGGTAAAAAAACAGGCTCTAAAACGACACTTGCTCAAGCTGAACCGAAAGCTCAGAAAGTAGCAACAACACCGCCCAAAAAGGCCAAAAAACAACTTACACTGAGTGATCTTGGTGGATTTAAGATGGCCGATGTAGAAAAAATGCAAAAAGAGGCCGAAACTCTGGATGAAATGACGAAAACTCTGGCAAAAGAATCTGTCGCTGGAGCTGAAGGTGTTGATAGAGGAAAACTAGGGAAAACTGGTCTTGCTCAAAACAATGACTTCGTTGAAGAAGTTCCATTGGGAGATATGACGAATCTAAATACGACAGAGTTTAAATACTATGGATTCTATCACCGCATCCGCCAGAAATTAGAACAACACTGGGGAAGCTCAATTAAAGACAAAGCTAAAAACTTATACCGTTCAGGTAGAAGAATGCCGGCGAGTGAAAACCTAATCACGTCCGTAGCAGTGACTCTTGATGAAACAGGAAAAATTGTAGATATGCAGATTGAAGGAACTTCTGGAGTAAGAGAACTCGATCAAGCAGCGATCGAGTCCTTTAATAAAGCTGGCCCGTTCCCAAACCCTCCGAAAGGTTTATTAGTTGGCGGCAGGGCCACAATTCAATGGGGATTCGTAGTCAAATCTTAGAATCGTTTAAAAATACCATCTACGTCGTTGCTATCGTCTTTCGTTCGTCGAAGTACTAACGTACATCTCCTCTCTCAATCCTCTGCGCCTAGCATCTGGCACTTTTAAACAATTCTAAAAATTAGTGTTGGATATTATTTTTTAGAAGGTCTTTCAGTTTCCCGATTCCTTCCATTAGAACGTAATCGTTCCAAATCGAATCTAGCTCTCTTAGCGTTTCAATAATTGAAATCGCAGCTTGATCCTTAGACATTTTTTCTTCTTCAGCTAAGTGATCAACAGCAACTAGTAATGCGTTCATAACTGGAGAGTTACAAGTCTTCGCAAGTCTTTCTTCATAACTAGCATTGATTCTTTTCTCTTTGCTTTTTATGACTGCAGTATTGAGAAGCTGAATTGCGTCCTGTTTTTCAGACATCATATAATAGTGGATCCCATTCGATTTTTATTATCAGTTCTTTGTGTAGGACAGAAGTATGGTGTTTTTAATAATCTTCGTAAAGATTTTTTTAGGCAAAATTTTTTCTGAGAAATCAATCATAGTCTGAAAAAAATTCTAAATAATTTCACACGTAAAATTAAGTATTTTTTAAGTTTTTACTGCGTAAATTACACTCGCAAAATACCTCTTTCAAAGTATTTTGCGAGTAAGTTATCGAAAGTTTTAAATTACAAAAGAATTATAGTGTTGATAGAAAATTTTGGTAGTCAGACGCAGAAAGTAGAGAATTTAGCTCAGCAGGATTGCTAAGTTTGATTTTAATCAACCAAGCGTTTCCATATGGCTCAGCATTGCAAAGTTCAGGAGCGTTTACCACTTCTGCATTTGTCGCTAAAACAGTTCCCGCTAATGGCGAAAAAAGATCAGATACAGATTTAATTGATTCAACAACACCAAAAGTTTGGTGACTATTTAGTGTCTTACCTACTTCTGGAAGTTCAACGAAAACGATATCTCCAAGTGCTGATTGTGCAAAATCAGTAATACCGATAGTTACAGTATCTCCTTCAACTTTTGCCCATTCATGGTCTTTTGTGTACTTCAGTTCCGATGGAATAGTGTTACTCATTACTTGTGTCCTCCGTTTACGAAAGCTTTCGTGTGAAAGTTCGCTTCATAGTTAGTATTTCTAATGTTGATTAAGTATTTTTTATCAGCAGGAGCTTTCGCTTTTTCAATGAGAGCAAGTGCCACGCCTTTACCAGTCACAACTGACATTGTTCCCGATGTTACTGTTCCAACTTTTTGTCCTTCAGTGTTTAAAACGTCATATCCTTCGCGAGGAATACCGCGCTCAAGAGATAATTTTACTAATTGGAATTTGGGTTTGTAGGCTTCAAGCGCTGCTTTACCAATAAAATCAGCTTTCGCCATTTTCACAGTCCATCCAAGGCCAGCATCAAGTGGAGTCACTGTATCGTTGATTTCATGCCCGTATAGAGGGTAACAAACTTCAACACGTAACACGTCTCTAGCTGCTAATCCACAAGGTCTAACACCATTGAAGATTAACTTATCCCATAAGTGTCTTGCATAGTGGTGGCTTGAGAAAACTTCAAATCCATCTTCCCCAGTGTATCCAGTGCGAGCAACGATAATTTTCTCACCTTCGTGAGTTGTTTCCAGGATTGAGTAGTATGGGAAGTCTGTTGGAAGTTTTATTCCAAAGTCGCGTAAAATTAATTCAGCTTTTGGCCCCTGAAGCGCAATGAGAGAGAAATCATCTGAAAGATTTGATAGTTCGCAGTTGAAAGATCCAACTTTAGAACTGATCCATTCCCAGTCTTTAGCGATATTAGAAGCGTTCACACAAATTAAAACGCGGTCTGTGCCTAATTTGTAAGCGATTAAGTCATCAATCACTGTTCCATCTTCACGGCAAAGTGGAGAGTAAACAGCTTTTAATATCTCTGCGTTTTTAAAATCATTTGTTACAATATGATCAACGAATGCAATCGCATCCGGACCAATAACAAAAAATTCTCCCATGTGACTAACATCGAAAACACCAGCGTGTTCTCTTACGGCCATTACTTCTTCTTTAACTGAAGAGTATTGTAGTGGCATATCGTAGCCAGCAAACGGCGCCATTTTAGCATTTAGTGCAAGGTGCGCTTCATGCAATGAAGTTTTTAAAAGTGTCATTGTGTATCTCCTAGAAGAAAAGAGTTCTAAAGAGATAACCTGTTTTTACTAGCTTGTAAAAGGTTTTGCGCTAGTGAAACAATGGTCATTGGACCCACTCCACCAGGAACTGGAGTGATGGCAGAAACGTGATCGACAACTTTTTCAAAGTAAACGTCGCCGCATAACTGGCCTTGAGTGTCAGTGTTCATACCAACATCGATAATAACTTGATTTTTATTAGCAGAAAGATAACTTTCATCAATAAAGTTAGCCTTACCAATTGCACTGACAAGAATGTCACATTTTTTTGTAAGATCTTTTAGATTTTCTGTGTGCGAATGACAAAGAGTTACTGTCGCATTGTGATTTGTAAGAAGCATTGCAAGAGGTTTTCCGACAATCATACTTCTACCGATAATCACCACGTGTTTTCCAGCAACACTAATTTGGCTTTCTTGCATCAAAGTAAGAATTCCCTTGGGCGTACAAGAAATAAAATCGTGTTGGTCACCGTTATTACTTAAAAGAGCATAAAGATTTTCCGGATGAAATCCATCAACGTCTTTTTCCTTTTTAACTAAACGTCCTACGTCTAAATGCGAAAGATGTTTAGGCAACGGCATTTGAATAATACAGCCATGAACTGAATCATCGCTGTTAATTTCATTAATTGTGTTTAGGAATTCAGCTTCAGAAATTTTTTCATCAAGAGTAACGATTTCACAAAGTGCACCGATTTTCTCACAGAATTTTTTCTTGCTTGTAGTGTAAATGACACTTGCGGGATCTGAACCAACCAGTACGACTTTCATAGAAGGAAAAATATTTTTTTCCTTTAGTGCCTTACATTCAGATTTAAGGCCTTTCGTGATCAGTTTTCTAACTGAGGCAGAATGAAGTAGTTGACTCATGCGTGAATGATACTAATTTATAGATCTTTTTACAAAGAAAAAAAACTTAAGTACGATTGAATTATCGAGGGATATTATGTTTTTTTATGTTGGTCTTGGGATGCAGTTAGTTGGGTTCGCTTCTGTTGGACTGTGTCTATTTGCTGGTCTTGCTAAAGGTGATTACGGAAAACTTGAATTGATCCAATTAATCGGTGGATCGTTGATGTTTTATATCGGAACTTTTGTCAAAGGCCGAGGTGCTAAGTGATTATTCTTGGAATTGACCCGGGATCGAGAAAAGCAGGTTATGCTTTAATTGATGTTCAGGGAAAAAAGATTTCTTACATCGCTTCAGGTGTTCTAAAATATGATCACGTTGACGAATTCTTAGAAAGACTAGGAATGATTTATCAAACGTGTGACGAGTTAATGAATAGGTATCAACCGGATGAAGTTTCAGTTGAAGCACTTATTTATGTAAAAAGTGTCGATGCTTTAAGTAAACTTGCTCAGGCAAGAGGAGCGATGATCGCAGCTTTCTCCCGTACAAGACTGGGGAAAATTTACGAATATGCACCAAATGCTGTGAAGTCATCGGTTACCGGTCACGGACATGCAGATAAAGACGCCATCAATAAAGCGATGACGATGATGTTTGGAAAATTAACTTTCAAAACATCAGATGAATCAGATGCCCTGGCGATTGCTGTTTGCCACGCACTTAACCGCAATATGAAATTAAGATTAATGGGGAAGACCGTATGATAGGATTTTTAACTGGCGAAGTTCTTTTTAGTGATGGAAGTGAATCAATCATTCAAACATCATCTGGAATCGGCTACCAGGTTTTCTACAATAAAGTTTTAGTTGAAGGAACTCTGGCAGCAATCTACGTTGCCCACATTGTTAAAGAAGACTCTGAAACGCTTTTTGGTTTTGGATCTCTTCGCGCAAAAAAACTTTTCGAAATGCTCTTAAGTGTAAAAGGAATCGGCCCTAAATCGGCCTACAACCTTATTTCTAATATCGGTGTGAACGAAATCATCAATGCCGTAAACCTTGAAGCTAAAGCAACGTTAACGAAAGTTCCGGGTCTTGGCGCTAAAGGTGCTGCTCAAATCGTTCTCGATTTAGCAGGGAAAATCGACCGCGTGAAAATGTATAGTGACTCTTCAAAAATTATTCGTGGCGGACTTGCTCCGGCCGCGAAATTAGATTTCTTATCAATGGAAGAAGTTGGCTTTGTTGAAGAAGTGGTAAAAGCAGGAGCGACTGGTCAGCACGAAATTATGAATGACACTCTTATGGCCTGCAAAGAACTGGGCTTTAGAGAAGATAAGATCATTCCCATCGCTCAGAAAATTCTCGGCGCAAATTTAATCACAAAACCAGAGCAGTTAATCCATCTGGTTCTTAAAGAATTATAAAATATGATTTTTGATAACGAAGACAATGCCCGTATGGTCGGTGGGGAATCCCACAATGAAGAATTCAAACATGAAGTTCTTCTGCGCCCAACTGATTTCAG
Coding sequences within it:
- a CDS encoding cell envelope integrity protein TolA, encoding MKLLKIDRQKISYSFLFSMAIHFSFLAFMVKVNTENHFVTPNEQLLKAAKLADKGNSFDSVKIISKKQLQAIKDSQNKQVVANETNGKLDRPLDSRFLGEKDQTFERQTIARANGSFKEAGLGKKTGSKTTLAQAEPKAQKVATTPPKKAKKQLTLSDLGGFKMADVEKMQKEAETLDEMTKTLAKESVAGAEGVDRGKLGKTGLAQNNDFVEEVPLGDMTNLNTTEFKYYGFYHRIRQKLEQHWGSSIKDKAKNLYRSGRRMPASENLITSVAVTLDETGKIVDMQIEGTSGVRELDQAAIESFNKAGPFPNPPKGLLVGGRATIQWGFVVKS
- the gcvH gene encoding glycine cleavage system protein GcvH codes for the protein MSNTIPSELKYTKDHEWAKVEGDTVTIGITDFAQSALGDIVFVELPEVGKTLNSHQTFGVVESIKSVSDLFSPLAGTVLATNAEVVNAPELCNAEPYGNAWLIKIKLSNPAELNSLLSASDYQNFLSTL
- the gcvT gene encoding glycine cleavage system aminomethyltransferase GcvT; amino-acid sequence: MTLLKTSLHEAHLALNAKMAPFAGYDMPLQYSSVKEEVMAVREHAGVFDVSHMGEFFVIGPDAIAFVDHIVTNDFKNAEILKAVYSPLCREDGTVIDDLIAYKLGTDRVLICVNASNIAKDWEWISSKVGSFNCELSNLSDDFSLIALQGPKAELILRDFGIKLPTDFPYYSILETTHEGEKIIVARTGYTGEDGFEVFSSHHYARHLWDKLIFNGVRPCGLAARDVLRVEVCYPLYGHEINDTVTPLDAGLGWTVKMAKADFIGKAALEAYKPKFQLVKLSLERGIPREGYDVLNTEGQKVGTVTSGTMSVVTGKGVALALIEKAKAPADKKYLINIRNTNYEANFHTKAFVNGGHK
- a CDS encoding bifunctional 5,10-methylenetetrahydrofolate dehydrogenase/5,10-methenyltetrahydrofolate cyclohydrolase, translating into MSQLLHSASVRKLITKGLKSECKALKEKNIFPSMKVVLVGSDPASVIYTTSKKKFCEKIGALCEIVTLDEKISEAEFLNTINEINSDDSVHGCIIQMPLPKHLSHLDVGRLVKKEKDVDGFHPENLYALLSNNGDQHDFISCTPKGILTLMQESQISVAGKHVVIIGRSMIVGKPLAMLLTNHNATVTLCHSHTENLKDLTKKCDILVSAIGKANFIDESYLSANKNQVIIDVGMNTDTQGQLCGDVYFEKVVDHVSAITPVPGGVGPMTIVSLAQNLLQASKNRLSL
- the ruvC gene encoding crossover junction endodeoxyribonuclease RuvC, with the translated sequence MIILGIDPGSRKAGYALIDVQGKKISYIASGVLKYDHVDEFLERLGMIYQTCDELMNRYQPDEVSVEALIYVKSVDALSKLAQARGAMIAAFSRTRLGKIYEYAPNAVKSSVTGHGHADKDAINKAMTMMFGKLTFKTSDESDALAIAVCHALNRNMKLRLMGKTV
- the ruvA gene encoding Holliday junction branch migration protein RuvA produces the protein MIGFLTGEVLFSDGSESIIQTSSGIGYQVFYNKVLVEGTLAAIYVAHIVKEDSETLFGFGSLRAKKLFEMLLSVKGIGPKSAYNLISNIGVNEIINAVNLEAKATLTKVPGLGAKGAAQIVLDLAGKIDRVKMYSDSSKIIRGGLAPAAKLDFLSMEEVGFVEEVVKAGATGQHEIMNDTLMACKELGFREDKIIPIAQKILGANLITKPEQLIHLVLKEL